The following are from one region of the Ananas comosus cultivar F153 unplaced genomic scaffold, ASM154086v1, whole genome shotgun sequence genome:
- the LOC109706258 gene encoding heavy metal-associated isoprenylated plant protein 32-like: MSKKEDSEFKLQTCVLKVNIHCDGCKKKVKKLLHKIDGVCTTNIDAEQGKVTVSGIADAATIIKKLNKAGKHAELWGSSKGGGGSLTNQLQKLGLENNGGKGQHKDNNNGNGNGNGNGKGGQGQKGGGGGKEQNPKGLGLLQPTPQQLQQLQQQMQMKGFKDLKLPQLKDLKLPFQKDPKTVKFADVDDGSDYDDDDDDYDDFDDFDDDDDEFDYIDGLGDDFCDDPKMMMKPANNVQGGGNGKGGNGGGSSSKKGGVEVLVQGKGGNGVNNASGAGKKGGGGGGKNGGGAFDVKNGGGGNNNGKGAPSGNGGHTNPNNNPNNNNNNNNNNNNNINSSSGGKKGGGGGVGGKNNDGVGVGVGVAMGVGGHTHPHPHPHPNPNMMANMGGGQGFPAGMGQQHPMGMNAGPMGSSIPAAVQGLPAGAVPAGYYQPRMAAAAAAPEMNPYQQYMAALMQQQQQQQQQMMMNSMGYLPPPPMGYGYGRAPYMMPPPPHQRGEHYSNMFSDENPNSCSLM, from the exons ATGAGTAAGAAAGAAGATAGTGAGTTCAAGCTACAG aCTTGTGTTCTTAAGGTGAACATTCACTGTGATGGGTgcaagaagaaggtgaagaagctgCTGCACAAAATTGATG GGGTTTGCACCACCAACATAGATGCGGAGCAGGGGAAGGTGACTGTCTCAGGCATTGCGGATGCGGCCACCATCATCAAGAAGCTCAACAAGGCTGGGAAACATGCAGAGCTCTGGGGGAGCTCaaaaggcggcggcggcagcctCACCAACCAGCTCCAGAAGCTCGGCCTGGAAAACAATGGAGGGAAGGGGCAGcataaagataataataacGGCAACGGCAACGGCAACGGGAACGGAAAGGGGGGTCAGGGTCAGAAGGGGGGCGGGGGAGGGAAAGAGCAGAACCCTAAGGGGCTGGGGCTTCTGCAGCCGACAccgcagcagctgcagcagctgcagcagcagatGCAGATGAAGGGCTTCAAGGATCTGAAGCTTCCCCAGCTGAAGGACCTCAAGCTCCCCTTCCAGAAGGACCCCAAGACCGTCAAGTTCGCTGACGTCGACGATGGCAGCGactacgacgacgacgacgacgattaTGACGACTTTGACGACTttgacgacgatgacgacgaatTCGACTACATTGATGGTCTCGGTGACGATTTCTGCGACGATCCGAAGATGATGATGAAGCCCGCAAATAACGTGCAGGGCGGTGGGAACGGGAAGGGCGGTAACGGCGGCGGCAGTAGCAGTAAGAAAGGGGGCGTCGAGGTTCTGGTGCAGGGTAAGGGCGGTAATGGGGTTAATAATGCGAGTGGGGCTGGCAAgaagggcggcggcgggggcggtaAAAATGGTGGTGGGGCTTTTGATGTTAAAAATGGAGGAGGGGGGAATAATAATGGAAAGGGTGCTCCCAGTGGAAATGGCGGTCACACCAATCCTAATAataatcctaataataataataataataacaacaacaacaacaacaacattaaTAGTAGTAGTGGGGGGAAGAAGGGGGGTGggggaggtgttggtgggaagAATAATGATGGAGTGGGAGTGGGAGTGGGAGTGGCAATGGGAGTGGGGGGCCACacccatccccatccccatccccatcccaACCCCAACATGATGGCGAACATGGGTGGTGGTCAAGGCTTCCCTGCAGGCATGGGCCAGCAGCATCCGATGGGCATGAATGCGGGGCCCATGGGGAGCAGCATCCCCGCCGCCGTCCAGGGCCTCCCGGCTGGGGCCGTGCCCGCAGGCTACTACCAGCCCCGgatggcggcagcggcggcggcaccCGAGATGAACCCCTACCAGCAGTACATGGCCGCGCtgatgcagcagcagcagcagcagcagcagcagatgaTGATGAACAGCATGGGGtacctgccgccgccgcccatggGCTATGGTTACGGTCGGGCGCCGTACatgatgccgccgccgccccatcAGCGCGGCGAGCACTACTCCAACATGTTCAGCGATGAGAACCCCAACAGCTGCTCCCTCATGTGA
- the LOC109706257 gene encoding uncharacterized protein LOC109706257, with product MLTDLVTQQAAAARQQMDAARRQEDRMKRLEDLLLQQTTDREIPDPSPWWVDIREDPRTDLSAITWNRFKELLLTTYFPQSVKRQMEKDLRNLRQGDRTVAEYEREFSRLLHCVPSVVRDDEDKARIFEVGLRPAIFRLVEASNLSTYKDVVNRVLIVEKGAEIMKERDIVDRSKGKRPTAESSGQQSFRRPPKYPRG from the exons ATGCTGACAGATTTGGTTACCcagcaggctgcggcagcgcgacagcagatggacGCTGCACGTcgacaggaggacaggatgaagaggcTAGAGGATCTGTTACTGCAGCAGACGACTGACAGAGAGATTCCAGATCCTTCGCC gtggtgggtggacattCGTGAGGATCCCCGCACTGATTTGTCCGCTATCACGTGGAATAGGTTCAAGGAGTTATTACTGACGACCTATTTTCCTCAGAGTGTAAAGAGGCAGATGGAAAAGGATTTGAGAAACCTGagacagggggacaggacagtggcagagtatgagcgagagttctcccgacTACTCCACTGCGTTCCTTCTGTGGTTCGAGATGATGAAGATAAGGCCCGTATCTTTGAAGTGGGTTTGcggcctgcgattttcagattggtcgAGGCGTCAAACCTCTCTACTTACAAGGATGTGGTGAACCGGGTCTTGATTGTTGAAAAAGGGGCAGAAATCATGAAGGAAAGAGACATCGTGGATCGGAGTAAAGGAAAGAGACCGAcagctgagagcagtggtcagcaatctTTCCGGAGGCCGCCGAAGTATCCGAGGGGCTAG